From the Purpureocillium takamizusanense chromosome 6, complete sequence genome, one window contains:
- a CDS encoding uncharacterized protein (EggNog:ENOG503P75G~COG:K): MASWTMPYRPDAVENSGNGSNRDSGFYWQDLEGAADMQSDFFGQFVDLDHEGPVTTSASDAFHAHAISAAMGGGPESVFLTGEAHLPQNHMTESTGSSGVSTSDELDFLSNSSHMGPAASSQFEYLGRGSMSETDLTRLESISLHSPQKGSSAVSDPASPTPPNTAAVRKPKKFVEALSSTIRKATNLRKTRKPPPTQRTGSPEPEEHPQPLKPPKQRRGRTRTVTHGNTSHSPPNQQQQQQHHPASAQFIHGFCDDPFNENNPPPLPAASSMQYYGQSGITTPIESPGVKSEPGQFPDPAGVHVPSASAWQHHQQQVMTPDQWNGAGGEYITTGQEPGWWDMGMMPQGAPVNGEMSNHHRNTSVNLHSHAQHMVMPYEYAPPMADTGAAGLMIHMPQPRPGQPTVVNELSVNGQTHLPPPPAPPKAPATDRPHRPPRAKSSGARHLSCSPVRKQRAPSASPSPGQPSNVPRSRHSSGASVSSTRSTSGRLPGSMPGTPCSVRKRRSRDVSGGSTSISLGGDDLGGGGGGGGGGGVGFVNFTPNDGSLLMTGVAPSGSSKTKARREKEAQDRRRRLSEAALKAVAAAGGDVDKLLEQGFAF, from the exons ATGGCCTCGTGGACGATGCCCTACCGGCCGGACGCCGTCGAAAACAGCGGCAATGGCAGCAACAGGGACTCTGGCTTCTACTGGCAGGACCTGGAAGGGGCCGCCGACATGCAGAGCGACTTCTTCGGCCAGTTTGTCGACTTGGATCACGAAGGCCCGGTCACGACGAGCGCCAGCGATGCCTtccatgcccatgccataagcgcggccatgggcggcgggcccgagTCCGTCTTCCTCACTGGCGAGGCTCACCTTCCTCAAAACCACATGACTGAGAGCACCGGCTCATCGGGCGTGTCGACCTCGGACGAGCTGGACTTTCTCTCCAACAGCTCTCACAtgggcccggccgcctcgtct CAATTCGAATacctcggccgcggctccATGTCGGAGACGGATCTCACCCGACTCGAGAGCATCTCGCTGCACTCGCCGCAAAAGGGCTCTTCTGCCGTGTCGGATcccgcgtcgcccacgccgcccaacacggcggcggtccgcAAGCCCAAGAAATTTGTCGAGgcgctgtcgtcgacgattCGCAAAGCGACCAACTTGAGAaagacgaggaagccgcCTCCTACCCAGCGAACCGGCTCGCCGGAGCCAGAGGAGCATCCTCAACCTCTTAAGCCCCCAAAGCAACGACGCGGGCGCACGCGCACCGTCACGCACGGCAATACATCGCACTCGCCCCCaaaccagcagcagcagcagcagcatcacccGGCAAGCGCCCAGTTCATACATGGCTTCTGCGACGACCCTTTCAACGAAAACAACCCCCCTCCACtgccggcggcatcctcgatgCAGTACTATGGCCAGTCCGGCATCACCACGCCCATCGAGTCGCCAGGCGTCAAGAGCGAACCAGGGCAGTTCCCAGACCCCGCTGGCGTCCACGTCCCGTCGGCGTCCGCCTGGCAGCATCATCAACAGCAAGTCATGACACCAGACCAGTGGAatggagctggaggcgaGTACATCACCACCGGACAGGAGCCAGGCTGGTGGGACATGGGCATGATGCCGCAGGGCGCCCCTGTCAATGGGGAGATGTCGAACCATCACCGCAACACGAGCGTCAACCTTCACAGTCATGCGCAACACATGGTGATGCCATATGAGTATGCGCCGCCAATGGCCGACACAGGCGCGGCGGGTCTCATGATCCATAtgccgcagcctcgaccagGGCAGCccaccgtcgtcaacgagctGAGTGTCAACGGCCAGACGCAtctgcccccgccgccggccccaccAAAGGCACCGGCGACCGACCGGCCGCACCGGCCGCCCCGTGCCAAGTCGTCGGGGGCCAGGCACCTGTCGTGCTCGCCAGTGCGCAAGCAGCGCGCCCcatctgcgtcgccgtcgccaggccAGCCCTCCAACGTGCCTCGTTCGCGACACAGCTCGGGCGCCTCGGTCTCCTCGACCCGCAGCACCTCGGGCCGATTGCCGGGTAGCATGCCAGGTACGCCGTGTAGCGTCCGCAAGCGTCGGTCTCGCGACGTCAGCGGGGGGTCGACAAGCATCTCACTTGGAGGGGATgatcttggcggcggcggtggtggtggcggcggcggcggcgtcggcttcgtcaaTTTCACGCCTAACGATGGATCGCTCCTGATGACGGGCGTCGCACCGAGCGGCAGCTCCAAGACCAAAGCCCGGCGCGAAAAGGAGGCTCAAGACCGACGGAGACGCCTTAGCGAGGCCGCACTCAAGGCTGTcgcggcagccggcggcgacgtcgacaagCTACTCGAGCAGGGATTCGCCTTTTGA
- a CDS encoding uncharacterized protein (EggNog:ENOG503PI30), with amino-acid sequence MDVPDSWLFEPPISEPPAPQPTMSPSAPNAVPVDEVPPPPMTASELESAASRPMTPTPLRVRRRRNHVRHQHPYRNDGSAPLMASQQPIESLARKLSQQTLMARRDQDHDSSERMPTTLMAASLTEDSMQGHEPARYDDSAMEIDPVEADDLEPLRLPLPRSVEMMRRRRMLSRRQVPSSARRGPDVTAKMPEPVEALPLLSRSISDLAMKSIEPDSLPPVGTTKDETIDALDPIETLLPPRRAARSTIPATEELYYRTEGVRHPHPYSTTNATEPLEPIEPTLPSRKPTRSLEALVMRPLPGTWRDHPPIEALSKDSATVPEPEADEGFCDGADELSWLNDCGSSLAGPSRLIQSNGVLRFKRSSEAAMQCSVVVQKTARMRRRRQRKQEVRSRASSLIPTSFMDCPDVPVPYLNQGGPALAVDKESAEPRLDYDGIR; translated from the coding sequence ATGGACGTCCCAGACTCATGGCTCTTCGAGCCTCCCATATCGGagccaccagcaccacagcccaccatgtcgccgtcggcaccgaatgccgtccccgtcgacgaggtgcctccgccgccgatgacagCGTCCGAGTTGGAATCTGCTGCGTCGAGGCCCATGACCCCGACGCCTCTCCGCGTACGCCGTCGGCGGAACCATGTCCGGCACCAGCATCCCTACCGCAACGACGGCTCCGCTCCCTTGATGGCGTCTCAACAGCCCATTGAGTCCCTCGCTCGAAAACTAAGTCAGCAAACTTTGATGGCCCGCCGAGACCAGGACCATGACTCGTCAGAGCGAATGCCCACGACAttgatggcggcgtctcTCACGGAGGACAGCATGCAAGGCCACGAGCCGGCGCGCTATGACGACTCGGCCATGGAAATTGACCCCGTAGAAGCAGACGACCTTGAGCCCCTCCGGTTGCCGTTGCCTCGCAGTGTCGAGATGATGAGGCGTCGACGGATGTTGTCTCGCCGCCAGGTGCCATCCTCCGCCAGACGAGGACCGGATGTTACTGCTAAGATGCCTGAGCCTGTCGAGGCTCTTCCACTCTTGTCACGATCAATTTCGGATCTCGCCATGAAGTCGATTGAGCCAGACTCCTTGCCCCCAGTTGGGACAACTAAAGACGAGACCATCGATGCTCTCGACCCCATCGAGACTCTTCTTCCACCACGCCGGGCTGCTCGTTCTACTATCCCTGCGACAGAGGAGTTGTATTATCGGACGGAGGGCGTGAGACATCCTCACCCTTACAGCACCACGAATGCTACCGAGCCGCTCGAGCCCATTGAACCTACGCTCCCATCACGGAAACCCACCAGATCCCTCGAGGCGCTTGTCATGCGCCCACTGCCCGGCACCTGGCGAGACCATCCCCCAATCGAGGCCCTCTCGAAAGACAGCGCTACTGTACCTGAGCCTGAAGCAGACGAAGGGTTTTGTGACGGCGCGGATGAGCTGTCGTGGCTGAACGATTGCGGCTCGTCGCTCGCAGGACCGTCTAGGCTGATACAAAGCAATGGTGTTCTGCGTTTCAAGAGATCGTCAGAGGCAGCCATGCAATGCTCTGTCGTTGTGCAGaagacggcgcggatgcggAGGAGACGGCAACGGAAGCAAGAGGTCAGGTCACGGGCCTCATCCTTGATTCCCACCTCGTTCATGGACTGCCCCGACGTGCCCGTGCCCTATCTTAACCAAGGGGGGCCGGCTCTTGCAGTGGACAAGGAAAGCGCAGAGCCTCGCTTGGATTACGACGGTATTCGCTAA